From one Colletotrichum destructivum chromosome 3, complete sequence genomic stretch:
- a CDS encoding Putative peroxiredoxin-like 2A/B/C, Thioredoxin-like superfamily has translation MSFAQELASWMAPAKLDLSTPPKAGHPAPNAELMGFPRADGRPAVVVFLRHCGCPFAEKSFIVLRDAASRNPRVAFVAVSHSSESHTKKWVSEIGGPGSENPVEVVVDEDRRVYAAWGLGASGFMHVLAPSALASVFRLSREEGIVNRPTESGSRWQTSGAWAVDGEGRLTWGGPAQTAPEIPDVKEALSSLGQ, from the exons ATGTCCTTCGCACAGGAGCTGGCGTCGTGGATGGCCCCGGCCAAGCTGGACCTCAGCACACCTCCTAAAGCAGGACATCCCGCCCCGAACGCCGAGCTGATGGGGTTCCCTAGGGCCGACGGGCGGcctgccgtcgtcgtgttcCTGCGACACTGCGGCTGTCCAT TCGCCGAGAAGTCCTTCATCGTcctccgcgacgccgcctccAGGAACCCGcgcgtcgccttcgtcgccgtctcccacTCGTCCGAGTCGCACACCAAGAAGTGGGTGTCGGAGATCGGCGGCCCCGGGAGCGAAAACCCGGTTGAggtggtcgtcgacgaggaccggCGCGTCTACGCCGCGTGGGGGCTGGGCGCGTCGGGGTTCATGCACGTCCTCGCCCCGAGCGCGCTGGCGAGCGTCTTCCGGCTGTCGCGGGAAGAAGGGATCGTCAACCGGCCGACGGAGAGCGGGAGCCGGTGGCAGACGTCCGGGGCGTGGGCCGTGGATGGGGAGGGCAGGTTGACCTGGGGCGGGCCGGCGCAGACGGCGCCCGAGATTCCTGATGTCAAGGAGGCGCTGTCATCTCTGGGTCAGTAA
- a CDS encoding Putative tetratricopeptide repeat protein TTC27/Emw1: protein MEDTQTSGSSQSGASLLSQVTDGAYIDVLTSPAAKSLITNFTRNLEAQASEEDSSLASASQESLTEDEIAVGLAALNAFLQANVTGPVLERAAKVEELFIEASTAKTFSSETSDTLKTLRKNSFKALDVDGVSPYPYIPHIELFALARYAFTERSPASDAVVRLSSSRLSLPWTRLRINVWHFKLLSQPSLGPGSNFAKSSQWIDVPTLAEQINLGMETVRKQVLDDDVWSTSEDAWTREEKLQLLLETANTHIMLGRDDKAREALKEATELSKFAYALSGALGKRTKFQEKSTSQLVVLAKSDSPADAPAASAEDSDTKTKPEAVALNDDTLLEEIHFSKEASGKHGELAASPSGLPPALADISPDEQPQLSPLDQIILLTEATLKDTFSPVDTLTSEEVLPYAVRVVSDKATNWQIYTQALLVRSRIEIHRSRTVERGVLQMQAVVDQVVVDTSEAPRPRAEDVANDDEPEVPAIAVTAPGETAAPVDTEKPTSFFPAAKDTDTAPAHVRLQYIHALSSPPKWHLESELAYSWAGVGSLVSALEIFKRLRLWAEVALCLASSASADDDSGRGNGGEEKAKALVRWRLFHRTGQPVVENADPDAEDLGRDVTYLNPADFTGPERSPPPPNAPRLFCILGDLEEDPAHWERAWEISKHRFARAQKSLGEWYLARKEWTKAQDAYRLATKCNRLSPEMWGRLGDISLRLGHFADAAEAYSRAIGAAGDVVGGEDARTWSNLGSSLWSMYLEAVEEAKKQIIEEKKAGGVDADEVQDDDNDDEENDEEPSQGEKIKPHDPATLLSQSLAAYKRGASIAQDNWRIWDNVLTLASRMRPPAIVDMVQALRAIIRIRNTEDALDDDVLRALLQEGVLAKEKEETDESKAGGVYTPPRGTVEKAVVGLLEEGVAPLITTRSELWELIVRERVWRRDYAGAVDAAEKAWRAAMGAGAGGGLTASAAGSGGADQSRNWLVDAGAWRAVVARTDELVSVLENFGGEVESVGAKWRGKARNAVRSVMSRGREAWEGTEEWRQLEGIMEGLKL, encoded by the coding sequence ATGGAAGACACGCAGACGAGCGGCTCCTCCCAGAGCGGtgcctctctcctctcacAAGTCACGGATGGCGCATACATCGACGTCCTGACGTCCCCGGCCGCCAAGAGCCTCATCACCAACTTCACCCGCAACCTCGAAGCGCAGGCTTCCGAGGAGGACAGCAGCCTCGCATCGGCATCGCAAGAGTCACTCACAGAAGATGAGATCGCCGTTGGTCTCGCTGCTCTCAACGCTTTCCTCCAGGCGAACGTGACGGGACCGGTGCTTGAACGGGCCGcaaaggtcgaggagctcttCATTGAGGCGTCCACAGCAAAGACGTTCTCCTCGGAGACATCTGACACCCTCAAGACGCTGCGAAAAAACAGCTtcaaggccctcgacgtcgacggcgtctcaCCGTACCCTTACATTCCCCACATCGAgctcttcgccctcgcccgctACGCCTTTACCGAGCGTTCGCCTGCCAGCGACGCAGTAGTCAGGCTCTCGTCGTCTCGCCTCAGCCTGCCGTGGACCCGCCTGCGCATCAATGTTTGGCACTTCAAGCTGCTCAGTCAGCCCTCGCTCGGCCCGGGCTCCAACTTTGCCAAATCGTCGCAGTGGATCGACGTGCCGACCCTGGCGGAGCAGATCAACCTTGGCATGGAAACCGTCAGGAagcaggtcctcgacgacgacgtgtGGTCGACAAGCGAAGATGCCTGGACGCGCGAAGAGAAGTtgcagctgctgctcgagacGGCCAACACGCACATCATGCTGGGCCGTGACGACAAGGCGCGCGAGGCCTTGAAGGAGGCGACCGAGCTGAGCAAGTTCGCGTATGCCCTCTCGGGCGCGCTCGGAAAGCGGACAAAGTTTCAGGAGAAGAGCACCAGCCAgcttgtcgtcctcgccaagaGCGACTCGCCGGCAGACGCGCCGGCAGCGAGCGCGGAGGACAGCGACACAAAGACCAAGCCCGAGGCCGTGGCGCTCAACGACGATACTCTGCTCGAGGAGATTCACTTCTCCAAGGAGGCCAGCGGCAAGCATGGTGAGCTAGCGGCCTCGCCCTCTGGCCTcccgccggcgttggcggacATCTCTCCCGACGAGCAGCCCCAGCTGTCGCCGCTCGACCAGATCATCCTCCTAACCGAGGCGACGCTCAAGGACACTTTCTCTCCCGTCGACACCCTCACGTCCGAGGAGGTCCTGCCGTACGCCGTGCGCGTCGTCTCGGACAAGGCGACCAACTGGCAGATCTACACCCAGGCCCTGCTCGTTCGCTCCCGCATCGAGATCCACCGCAGCAGGACCGTCGAGCGAGGCGTGCTGCAGATGCAGGCTGTCGTCgaccaggtcgtcgtcgacacctCCGAGGCCCCGCGGCCCAGAGCCGAAGACGttgccaacgacgacgagcctgAGGTCccggccatcgccgtcacTGCCCCCGGTGAGACAGCGGCCCCCGTCGACACCGAGAAGCCGACGTCCTTCTTCCCTGCCGCCAAGGATACCGACACTGCACCGGCGCACGTGCGCCTGCAGTACATCCACGCGCTGTCTTCGCCGCCCAAGTGGCACCTCGAGTCCGAGCTTGCCTACTCTTGGGCCGGCGTCGGCTCCCTCGTCTCGGCCCTCGAGATCTTCAAGCGCCTGCGCCTCTGGGCTGAGGTCGCCCTTTGCctcgccagcagcgcctctgccgacgacgactcggGCCGCGGTaacggcggcgaagaaaAAGCCAAGGCCCTCGTCCGCTGGCGCCTGTTCCACCGCACGGGGcagcccgtcgtcgagaacgccgaccctgacgccgaggacctcggccgcgacgtTACGTACCTCAACCCGGCCGACTTCACCGGACCCGAGcgcagcccgccgccgcccaacgCGCCGCGGCTGTTCTgcatcctcggcgacctggagGAGGACCCGGCGCACTGGGAGCGAGCGTGGGAGATCTCCAAGCACCGGTTTGCTCGCGCGCAGAAGTCTCTGGGCGAGTGGTACCTCGCACGCAAGGAGTGGACCAAGGCGCAGGACGCGTACCGGCTGGCGACCAAGTGCAACCGGCTTAGCCCCGAGATGTGGGGGAGGCTGGGCGACATCAGTCTGCGGCTGGGACACTTCGCGGACGCGGCGGAGGCGTACAGCcgcgccatcggcgccgcgggcgacgtcgtcggcggcgaggacgccaGGACGTGGAGCAACCTCGGCAGCTCGCTCTGGAGCATGTacctcgaggccgttgaggaggcgaagaagcagatcatcgaggagaagaaggcgggcggcgtggacgccgacgaggttcaagatgacgacaacgacgacgaggaaaacGACGAGGAGCCTAGCCAGGGGGAGAAGATCAAGCCCCACGATCCGGCCACGCTCCTCTCGCAGTCCCTGGCGGCCTACAAGCGCGGGGCCTCCATCGCGCAGGATAACTGGCGCATCTGGGACAACGTGCTCACGCTCGCGTCGCGCATGCGGCCCccggccatcgtcgacatGGTGCAGGCCCTGCGCGCCATCATCCGGATTCGCAACACCGAGGAcgcgctcgacgacgacgtgctccgcgcgctgctgcaggagggcgtgctggccaaggagaaggaggagacggacgagagCAAGGCGGGGGGAGTGTACACGCCGCCGCGCGGGACGGTGGAGAAGGCCGTCGTGgggctgctggaggagggcgtcgcGCCGCTGATCACGACGCGCTCGGAACTGTGGGAGCTGATCGTGCGGGAGCGCGTGTGGCGGAGGGActacgccggcgccgtggacgcggcggagaaggcgtggagggcggcgatgggggcgggtgccggcggtgggctgacggcgtcggcggccgggtcgggAGGCGCGGACCAGAGCCGGAActggctcgtcgacgcgggCGCGTGGAGGGCGGTCGTGGCGAGGACGGACGAGCTGGTGAGCGTGCTGGAGAACTTTGggggcgaggtcgagagcGTGGGCGCCAAGTGGAGGGGGAAGGCGAGGAACGCGGTGAGGAGCGTGATGAGTCGCGGGCGGGAGGCGTGGGAGGGGACGGAGGAGTGGAGGCAACTGGAGGGGATCATGGAGGGGTTGAAGCTGTAG